The window GATGCCCCAGACAGCCCAGCAGACATTGATTTTCAGGTAGGAAGCACACATGTAATTAACACTGTTAATGTctggtataataattagagCACCTGTATCCTCAAAAGTTGCTAAGGAAGTCAATGCAACCttcagttgtacatgtaatactgtAACAATTAATGGTCTCTTGAGTATACATACACTAATGACTTAAGCATATCTATTTTCCAATTCAAGAGTTAGGGATTTTCAATAGTCAGCTTGTCTATGGTcgtattattattgtgcatgctAAGGAGATACCTTTAGTACCTTTCTAGTTAATTATGTGATCCCCATGACGATTTTTGATGCACATTATTCAGCACCTACTATCTAGAAATTCCTCACATTAATGGTAGCTCCACTAAGCCGTATAGATGAGGTGTAAACAACAATACAATACGAATTAGAGCATTGCAAACATTCCAGGCCACAACAGGCGGCCATAACAGGCGCTGAGAATTGTGTCTCTTGGGAAAGCAAGTAGTTTAAGACCTACATTTTAGTAGCTTCGTATGTACTTCCAATAGTGTCACTGTGCAATTTACACATGTCATTCTAATCTAGCAAATGAACATGCACACTTTACATGATGCACATCTGTATTATACACCACATCCAGCCGTGTATCAAGTGCACGTATAGGGAGCTCTCCTGTGTATACATTCCTACACGATTAAGACACTTTACTTTGAAATCAATACCCCTCTTCTGTGCAGGTTGAGGCAGCTTGCTACTACTGTGAGGAGTCTGGTGTTTGTCACATGACTGGAGCCGTCCTGACAATCCCGCTAGTCCCTGATGAGTCATGTGACACTGCAGAGGTGAATACGTCCATAACCTACCAGCCCACATTATCATGACTTTGAACAATACTAAATCAAATGCTCTAGTTCGTGTTATTTTACAGTAATTTGGCAGTTTTAAGTATTTCAATCAAGTTttcacatgcatgcttacGACTGATTTGTATTTACTAACATTTTGGTTTTAATACAATAAAGTTTTTGTGAATTTCACAAGTTGTGATTGGTCAACCTTACGTACCAACCTCGTACTAACTGGCAGTACCTAAATAATTGAGGATATGATACAGTGTCACTATTTCTTGAATTTCCTGAAGCGATGGAAATGGTTGATTCTCAGAACCAGCTGCCATGGTCCATCTCCggtctagtataattatatgtcacAGTGATGTTTGTGTTTGTACAGGGTAATCAATACTAGTTAGCTAAAATATCAGTATATGACTATGTGCTCGTTTCCATGAAAAATGTCTGAAACAAGGAAGAATCATGTCTGTTAGTGCAGCTTTCTCACATCAGGATATATCTTGCATGCCAGTGGTGGACAGTCCTAGTGATGCATTTCCCCTTCATTCAGAGCACCGCAATAATTAGCTTATGGGTTACTATACAACATAGAATTATGCTGCGTTGTCAGAATGTGTCCACCTtaaaagctacatgtatataatatatacatgtaaagtgTATAGCTTTTAATGTGGATACATTCTAACATGCAGCATAATTCTATGCTGTATAGTAACCCATAAGctaattattgcagtgcttTGAATGAACGGGAAATGTATCACTAGGACTATCTTTATGGCTCTGTTTGTTGTCTCGGGGGAAATCACTGATAATTTTTTGATTTACCAATAATGAAACGAGACACTGACACTGCGTAGGTTTTGTTTATAGTTTATAAGGATTTGTTTGAAGAGATAGTAATTAAGCGTAGTGCTGTGACACTTAATACTGTGTCACATTTGCTTTCATAATGCTAGTAAATAATGGCATAGGGTGCTCAGAGAATCAGCAAGGTTCGGTAGACCATACCGTGATGTAGTAGTCTCATGTATCAGCCGCACCTCTAAGGGAGGAACTTCCCaaaagaagggcggctgattcatgagactaatcgtgatgtacgtatgtgtacgtatgtgtgATGTACTTTGATTAATTAAGCGAGTTGATTGCGTACTGTCATAGAAATGGTGTCTACCTTATTGAATTACGTGGTTGGTAAAGTTGGCAGTACAAAGGGTACCTTTTGGTCAGTCTCGTTAATTAGAATCCCACTAAGTGAGCATTCAGTGGTACAACAAAGAGTGTAGGAGTTAAGAAAAGATTCATTCAAAAGTTAAAAGTGTGTCGAGTCGAATACAGTGAGTAGCTCTATTTTTAAAATTGATAGATATTAAGTGAATAGATATTAAGTGGAAACTTTAGCAGTTTGGAATGTAGATAGTCGTGTATTCCACTACTTCCTTTCCTATGAACTAAATTCTTTCGGTAACTTGAGAGTGACTACACTACTTAAGCTGCATTTCTACAGCTACTGTCGTACAACTAAGCAAGAATAGTTACAGTTGGACTGTTTAATAGTAGAGGACTATCCTCCCTCAAATTAAGAGAGTGTGAGAGCAACAGAAGCTCAGACTATTGGATTAGCTGAGCATTTGGCATTCTTTGCCCACGACAGTCCAAGTAAACAAGTGATTCCAACTTCTCTAAAGTGTCTGTGTGTTGACTGAAGTCTCCAGTAAACAAATTAACTGTTTTGTTGATACTCTCAAGGGAAAACATCAAGAAAAAAGGTAAAAACAAACAATGATATAATATTTTTCTACTTTAATAGAGTCTAGATATTTTGCAGATGCAGATGGTTAGTACCTCTTTGTCTAGATCTAGACTAGAGCTAGTTACAGCTGTGTGAGATAGTAAGCCTCTCAGTGCCATTGGCTTTTGCATGTGAgcagctacattgtacatacatggaGCTGCAGTCAAGTGGCAGTGGGTGTAGAGTACAAGGCCACGCCCACAAACGAGCCCCTCCCTCTTTAGCTTGCAGCCACAAAATATTCATTGTTGTTTACACACATTCTTCAGATTCCTATGGAGATGCCAAGCAGGCGACCACACTCGTATATCAACAGCTTCTCTGCAAACGACTACACAGTAGTGGAAGGTCTTGCAGGTCCCTTGCATAGAGCAAAGTCTAACAAAGAACTGAGCACCTCTCAACCAGCTGAGTGCAGCTATCGATACTCAAGATCAAATTCGCAAGGAGCTGATTTCCAACAAGCTGTTTCTACTTCTTCACCCAAAGAAGACAAGGAGTTTGACATACAGTGTGAGATTGCACTAGAAGAACTAAGAGAGCAGTTAGAACAAATTCCCTTCAAGAAGAAGTACGCATCTGTAACAGTTCCTCTGTCTATCAAATATTCAACAATGACTAGCAGGCCAAGATCCCCTAAGAAAAACAACGAGCTGGCTGAGCAGCTAGAGCAGGAGAAACTGCAGGAAGAATTGGACCAGTCACTCTTTAAAATCAGAGAGCAACTGGTAAGCTTGTGTACTCTAGTATGATTTTGGCTAGCTATCTGTTGTCAAAACATTTTCCGTTGTTGCTGcctgcatgtagatctagtctacTTAGTTATactatagcctagctagctcctTGTATATGTTATAGAACATGTGCCTGCAGTGTCTAGTTCTCTCGTCAGATTTTAATTATGCTTTCtgctccccccccccagaaCATGCTCACATCTGAACGAGTCAACATGGAGAAACACATGGAGGATCTCACCAATGACATCCACGAGGCACGCATACAATGCCACAACCAGTGCCAACAGAGATTTTTTTCTACTGGAGTTCGAAGAGTTCGAAGCTCCACCTACACCCCAGAGATAAAAAAGAAGCGCACAACACCACCCAGCCAAAGGAAAGCACCACATGAAAAACGTGCATCCCAACCAGCTCTTCTCTCTCCCGATTCCTGTGTCAGCAGTCCGGAGTACATTGTTCAGGGACATAAGAGTCTGGGCTATACCGACAGTGGTTATGGATCGCTCAATAGAAGGGAACTACGAGTGAGAGCAGCAAGCTTTGCCACCTCAACTCCAAATGTTAGTCTGAGCCAAGGAAACGATTACAACCCAACCATCCCTGAGTTACCCGAGTCTCCGTGCTTCTCCCAACAAACACCTTCCCATCATCTAAGAGATCGAGTCAGGAGCAATCCCACCCTCCATTATGTCTCCCATACTGCTCCAAGACACCATCGCAGTCAGTCTGCCATAGTCACACCCATAATCAGCATCACATCAAGTCCCGATCTTTCAACTCGCAGAAGACACGACGGGAAATCGTATCAGTTGTCCCATCGCAATTCACTGCCCGAGTCAGTGATGAACAAAATAGTTGAGGATGAAATTGATTCAGTCAGTGTGAGCGACACTCTGTCACAAGCTAGTCTGTCTCAACTGACGGATGAAGGCGGCTCTCCAAAAAGCCAGAGCAGTACGGTCATTGTGAGAAGAAGTTCACTAACAGGGCAGGTTGAACACATTCGACGTCCCAGAAAGATAAACAGTTTTAGTGGAGCCACAGAGATTGAATTGAAATTGAAGAGTTCATACTATAAGACTGACCCCGAATATAGAGTATTGAACACTGGGTTTAAGCGAAACAGAAAAAATAGAGTCATACTACCAAACAGCATCGAAACAACTGTTTAGGACAGCATTTTTTATTATGTGTTACAgaattgtttgtgtgtgttgtactgcataattattatttgttttCTCATCATTATATATTACTGGTGTCTGACAAGTGGTAAATTAGGATAAATGCCATGTGATAATTGGGTGATTATAGATGTGGTATTGATAGCATGTGAACaataactgcatgtgtacatacagtacTAAAACAGATAATTCAGGCCTCATTACATGAAGCACCCTCTAGCACATTCGTTTAAGGAGATTATCCTACGTCATTGCATACCCGTCTTGATTAGGACTAACTCAATTGCTTCATGATCAGCAGGCAACCATACATCACATCATGGGGGCTgtcacacactctcacacagcTAGTGATAACTTATTGTGATATTGTGGTTTGGCACACATGTTTGGGGAGATGAAAGGATAGAACACAATGGGGTGAGTGCATGCACACCATTGAGTCTCACTCCAGTACTACATTGTCTAGTCCTGTGGAGTAACACTGCTTGGATAAAATTCAAACATGGTTGTCCTAGGATCAGATTCGTCTGGAACATTGGCTAGAGCTTATGGCCGAAACAAGAGTTGTGTCTAGTAGGAGTGGGATGGTTGTTACGGGGCACTGTCATTTTGACATGTCTAGAATAATGATTTCGTGCAAACAGCTAAGTTTCCCTGCCAAACCTTGGTTGAATAACTAAATGAAGGAAGCTCATTTCTGTTGGCATTAGTGATACTTGGCCAATTAGTTCCCTCTTTGTCTTCATGTTTGTTCAAGTGGATAAAAGCCCCTAACTGATTATTGCTCACAAGCAAATAATTAGAGTTATTATGTCATTACAGGCTTGGTTGGCATCAAACTTCTAACCCACTTTGTTGGGTACCTATTTAGAAg of the Halichondria panicea chromosome 2, odHalPani1.1, whole genome shotgun sequence genome contains:
- the LOC135331697 gene encoding uncharacterized protein LOC135331697 — protein: MEMPSRRPHSYINSFSANDYTVVEGLAGPLHRAKSNKELSTSQPAECSYRYSRSNSQGADFQQAVSTSSPKEDKEFDIQCEIALEELREQLEQIPFKKKYASVTVPLSIKYSTMTSRPRSPKKNNELAEQLEQEKLQEELDQSLFKIREQLNMLTSERVNMEKHMEDLTNDIHEARIQCHNQCQQRFFSTGVRRVRSSTYTPEIKKKRTTPPSQRKAPHEKRASQPALLSPDSCVSSPEYIVQGHKSLGYTDSGYGSLNRRELRVRAASFATSTPNVSLSQGNDYNPTIPELPESPCFSQQTPSHHLRDRVRSNPTLHYVSHTAPRHHRSQSAIVTPIISITSSPDLSTRRRHDGKSYQLSHRNSLPESVMNKIVEDEIDSVSVSDTLSQASLSQLTDEGGSPKSQSSTVIVRRSSLTGQVEHIRRPRKINSFSGATEIELKLKSSYYKTDPEYRVLNTGFKRNRKNRVILPNSIETTV